In the genome of Syngnathoides biaculeatus isolate LvHL_M chromosome 14, ASM1980259v1, whole genome shotgun sequence, one region contains:
- the tmem223 gene encoding transmembrane protein 223, which produces MSLLGICGTLYPLRAITIHAKKNLPQSMFPPTGVSVRLAHVCVAGRGRRFFAHRGLCSSTLPTKDVTLFQHDRTAFFRLLAVFCGGQFVFWTYVAHFAYTGLRDTGTSREHEKRKTPTSTALAGMRSFEMNLGSSAWRYGFTLGCVTIGAGILGLGVLFCRRSVSQVVLHQGGRMVSISTQSPLGMGHGWRITTPLSQVACHAHRHESPSFIPLKIKGHKFYFLLDKEGTMNNAKLFDVTVGAYRPF; this is translated from the coding sequence ATGAGTTTACTTGGAATTTGTGGCACACTGTACCCGCTTCGGGCGATCACTATCCACGCCAAAAAAAACTTGCCGCAATCAATGTTTCCACCGACCGGCGTGTCGGTCCGGCTTGCCCACGTTTGTGTTGCAGGACGCGGGAGACGTTTTTTTGCACACCGCGGCCTCTGCAGCTCTACTCTGCCGACTAAAGACGTCACGCTGTTCCAACACGACAGGACTGCCTTCTTCCGCCTCCTAGCTGTCTTCTGCGGGGGGCAGTTTGTCTTCTGGACGTACGTGGCTCACTTTGCCTACACCGGCCTCAGAGACACGGGGACGTCCCGGGAGCACGAGAAAAGGAAAACTCCCACCAGCACTGCCTTGGCTGGCATGAGGAGTTTCGAAATGAACCTGGGCTCCAGCGCCTGGAGGTACGGCTTCACGCTGGGATGTGTGACAATAGGAGCGGGCATATTGGGACTGGGCGTTCTGTTTTGTCGGCGCTCTGTGAGTCAGGTGGTTTTACACCAAGGTGGCAGGATGGTGTCAATAAGCACACAGTCACCTCTGGGAATGGGCCATGGCTGGAGAATAACAACCCCGTTGTCCCAGGTAGCCTGTCATGCCCACAGACACGAGTCCCCCTCCTTCATCCCCCTCAAAATCAAGGGACACAAGTTCTACTTTCTGCTGGACAAAGAGGGTACTATGAACAATGCTAAGCTTTTTGATGTAACTGTTGGGGCATACCGtcctttttaa